A region of the Desulfovibrio desulfuricans genome:
AAGACGTTCAGCGTTACCGCGCTCTTATCGAAAAGCTCGGTCTGCGCAAGTAAGACTTCTGTCGCGCAAGGGGGAGCCAGCGCTCCCCCTTGTTGCTTGAATCAACCCCCACGAGGGTACAAAACGCGAAGAAGGGGGGTCCGGGAAAATCAGGCAGAGGCCAAAGGCCGATGATCTGCCCGCTTTTGCCGGAATCCCCTTCGCACTACGCAAAGGAATTTTTATGTATCAAGATATTTTTGAACCCATCAGGGTTACAGCCATGGTCGGCGGCAAGGAAGTTATCCTTGAAACAGGCCGTATGGCCAATCAGGCCCACGGCTCTGTGTGGATTCAGTGCGGCGGTACCGTGGTGCTCGTCACCGTGTGCTCGCAGACGCTTGAATTCGACAAGGGCTTCTTCCCCCTTACCGTTGAATACTCCGAAAAAATGTACGCCGCTGGCCGCATCCCCGGCAGCTTCTTCCGCCGCGAAATCGGCCGTCCTTCCGAGCGCGAAACCCTGGTTTCCCGCCTGATCGACCGCCCGCTGCGTCCGCTCTTCCCCAAGAAGGGCCTGAACGAAGACGTGCAGGTTCTGGCCAGCGTTATCTCTGCCGATCAGGTGAACGACTCCGACGTGCTGGCCCTTACGGGCGCTTCCGCCGCTGTCATGCTTTCGCCCCTGCCCTTTGACGGCCCGGTGGCCGGTGGCCGCATTGGCCGCATCAATGGCCAGTTTGTGCTGAACCCCACCTTTGAGCAGCAGGAACAGAGCGACCTCAACATCGTGTTTGCCGCCTCTGCCGATGCGCTCACCATGGTGGAAGGCGAAGCCCGCTTTGTGCCCGAAGAAGTCATCATCGACGCTCTTGAATGGGGCCGCCAGCAGATTCAGCCTCTGGTCGAAGCCCAGCTCAAGCTGCGCGAACTGGCCGGCAAGCCCAAGATGGCCTTTACCCCCCACGCCGACGACCCGGTTCTGGTTGCCCGCGTGAAGGAACTGGCCCTTGCCGCAGGCCTGGAAGAAGCCCTGCGCGTGCCTGAAAAGATGGCCCGCAAGGACGCCCGCAAGGCCGTGAAAGAAAAGGTCATGGAGAACCTCAAGAACGATCCGGCCTGGGCCGAGAACGACGCCGCGCTCAAGAGCGTGGGCGACATGCTCTCCGACCTGGAAAAGAAGCTGGTGCGCGCCCGTATTGTCAACGAAGGCACGCGCATTGACGGCCGCGACACCAAGACCGTGCGCCCCATACAGATCCAGACCGGCCTGCTGCCCCGCGCCCACGGCTCCGCCCTGTTCCGCCGCGGCGAAACCAAGTCCATGGTTGTGACCACCCTTGGTTCCTCCACCGATGAACAGCGTATGGATTCGCTCACCGGCGACGTGACCAAGCGCTTTATGCTGCACTACAACTTCCCGCCCTTCTCTGTGGGCGAGGTCAAGCCCGTGCGCGTTTCGCGTCGCGAAATCGGCCACGGCGCGCTGGCGGAAAAATCCCTGCGCCCCGTGCTGCCCGCTGACGCTGATTTTCCCTTTACCCTGCGCGTTGTGTCCGAGACTCTCGAATCCAACGGCTCTTCCTCCATGGCTGCCGTGTGCGGCGGCTCGCTTTCTCTCATGGATGCGGGCGTGCCCATCAGCGCCCCTGTGGCCGGTGTGGCCATGGGCCTCATCAAGGAAGGCGACAAGTTCATCGTGCTCACCGATATTCTTGGTGATGAAGACGCCCTCGGCGACATGGACTTCAAGATCGCTGGCACCGCAGAAGGCGTGACCGGCGTGCAGATGGACATCAAGATCACCGGCCTCACCACCGAAATCATGCGCGCCGCCATGAAGCAGGCCCACGAAGGCCGCCATCACATTCTGGAAGAAATGGCCAAGGCCATTGGCGAACCGCGCAAGGAACTTTCGCGCTTTGCCCCCCAGCATGCCGAAGTGTTCGTGAACCCGGACATCATCCGCCTCATCATTGGCCCCGGCGGCAAGAACATCAAGGCCATCACCGCGGCTACGGGCGCGTCTGTGGATATTGAAGATTCGGGCCGCGTGTCCATCTTCGCCCCCACGGCCGAAGCCCTGGAAAAAGCCCGCGAAATGGTTTCTTACTATGACCAGCGCCCCGATCTCGGCAAGAACTATCTTGCCAAGGTGCGCAAAATCATGGAAATCGGCGCCATCGTGGAAGTGCTGCCCAATGTGGAAGCCCTTGTGCACGTGTCGCAGCTTGACGTTAACCGCGTGGAACAGCCCGGCGACGTGGCTCGCCTTGGCGAAGACATGATGGTCAAGGTCATTGAAATCAACGGCGACCGCATCCGCGCCAGCCGCAAGGCCGTGCTGCTTGAAGAGCAGGGCCATCCCTGGAATCCCGAAGAAACCGCCCGTCCTCCCCGTTCCGACAGGGGCGACCGCGGCGACAGAAATGGCCGTGGTGACCGTGGCGGGCGTGACCGCCGCGACCGTGGCGACAGACGTTAAAATGTATTGCGCGCAGGCCGGATACTCTCCGGCCTGCGCCCTGACCGCGCGATGAAAGGAATATTTCATGGCCAAAAAAGCTGAAAACAAAATTCAGGCTGCCGAAACCGAAGCCGAAGAATGGGTTCGCGTTGACAGTGAAGGCAATCCTCTTGCCGATCAGGCTCCTACTGCCGAAGAGCTGGAAGCCAAGCTGGCTGCCGCCAACCGTGGGCACACAGAAACCCTGGGCGATGCCTGGGCGGTGCTGACAGGGCAAAACCCCGCCGCCATCATGGGCCAGATTGCCACCACCGTCATGCACGACGGCGGCACCCGCCCCTCCTGGCAGTGGAAACGCGACGGCAAGGATCACATCCTGCTGGCATGGCCGCAGGATCAGCCTGTCAGGGCTGCCGTGCTTGTGGCTGGCGAGGAAGGGGAAAAGCTTACCCCTGTTACCGCCACCCCCCTGCTTGAAGGGCTGCCCAACGACCTCACGGTTGACAACGTGCACCCCTGGCAGACCGGCGTTGAGGCCAATGTGGCCGTGACCATGCTTGAGGGCAAAAACCCCATGTGGTTTTATGACCCGCTGTATGGACGCGACAAGGACGACCTCACCCCCGGCGTCATGCACACATTTTTGCTGGCTGGCCTCGCTCTTGGCCTGCGCAAGGCCCTGCTGGACGAAATCACCATCACCCAGGGCGTGCGTTACGAGGCCTATGCCGAGGCATGGCTTGCCGAAAACCCCGGCAAAACCCGCCTGGACGTGCCGCCTCTCAAGGTGAGCGTCAGCAATCGTCACCTCATCATGCCAGGCCGCAACTTCTGCGAATACCAGATGCGCGCCACCATTGAAGAAGTGAAAGACTGCCAGCTTGAAAAAATGCCCGTAAAGCTGCTCTACCTCAGCTTTCCCTTTGAGGACAGACAGCCCATGCGTCTGGCTGTTTACGCCTCCAAGATGGTTCTGGGCGAGTACGAACCTGAAGCGGGACACGAAATCGATGCCTATGTATGGCTGCAAGGCCGTATCATTGACATTGACCAGGGACCGCAGCAATAATCTTTTGAAGGGCCGCGCCATCGGCGCGGCCCTTCAACACTCTGAGTCTGTGGCGGAGCCGCCCTGCCGCCAGCTATGAAGCGGCCCGTTTCAGAGCAATCAGCCCCACAGGGGGCACAACGACCTGGGATTGCACCATCTGCAAGCCGACAACAGGTCAGACAAGATCCGCATCTTCCCCCCTCAGTCTGCATCAGCGCGCACCATGTGCCGCGATGCCTGATGTGCCGTTCCGTATTGCAGCAATTTTGGTTGAGATTGCTCAGGTTACTGCGTGAGCAGATGCCCGCCACCAAGGCGTAACGCAGCTATGGACAATGTTCGGCAACTTCGGAAAACAGCGCCGTACTCACGCCGCATTGAGCAGGGGACATATGCAAGAAGCCCATTTCGCCGCGCCCTTCATGGGCACAGGGCAGTGCCTCGACACCCTTAACCGGGTGTTGGCCGCCCTATCGCCGGGCCATTCCTTTCACGATTCTCTGCGGGAGCTGCTGGCGGCTCTTGCAGAAGACATGCACTTCGACAGGCCCCACATTGTGGTTCAGGATCCTGAAAGCGGCGAGCTCAAGCTCTCGCTTTCCTACGGCCCTGCGGACGCGCCCGAGGCCGCCTATGAGCCGGGATCAGGCATCACTGGTCAGGTTTTTGCCGAGGGCAGGCCCATTATTGTTTCATGCATGCAGGGTCGGCCAGACTTTCAGAACCGCCTTTTTGGCCGCAGCCAGGAAGAAATGGCGCGGCTTGCATTCATCAGCGTGCCGGTGCGCGTTGAAAATGCCGACCAGACGGAAGTTATCGGCACACTGAGCGCCGATACCCCCACTGCGCCAGAATCTGAACTGGATCTGCGCTGCCGCTTTCTCGAAACAGTAGCCACTCTTGTGGGCCGACAGGTGGCGCGTTTGCAGGAGGAAATGGCGCGCCAGCATTTCTGCATGCTGCCCGATGAACCGCTTGTCAGCGGCACGCCAGCCTCGGTCATTGCCACCTCCAAGAGCTTGCGGCACGTGCTGCGCCGCCTTACCCAAGCCGGGGCCAGCCGCGCAACCGTGCTGTTGCGCGGGGAGTCGGGCGTGGGCAAAGAACTGATGGCCCAGGCCCTGCACACAGCAAGCCCTCGGCGCACGCAGCCGCTGGTCATGCTCAACTGCGCCGCCCTGCCCTCGGAACTCATTGAAGGCGAGCTTTTTGGCTGGCGCAAGGGCGCGTTCACAGGCGCGGTGCAAAACCGTGCCGGCCTTTTCCGCCAGGCAGACAAGGGCACGCTGTTTCTGGACGAAATCGGCGACCTCTCCACCACCGCACAGGCAAAGGTGCTGCGCGCGCTTCAGGAAGGCGAAATCCAGCCTCTTGGCGATGAACGCCGCTACAAGGTGGACGTGCGCCTTGTCTGCGCAACCAACCGCCCGCTGGAAGAACTGGTGGAGCAGGGGCTATTCCGCGAGGATCTGTACTACCGCATCAATGTCTTTCCCGTGTTCATTCCGCCGCTGCGCGAAAGGCCGGAGGACATTTTGCCCCTCACGGAGCATTTTTTGCGCATGTTCAGCAAGGAATACGACCGCCCGGTACGGCGCATTTCCACGCCTGCCATCGACCTTTTGCTGCAATACCACTGGCCCGGCAACGTGCGTGAGCTGAAAAACGTCATGGAACGCGCCGTGCTCATCTGCGAGGATGCCGTACTGCGCGCCCACCACCTGCCCAGCACCCTGCAAAGCGCGGAGAGCAGCAGCACCGGCCCAACGGGCGGCGGCCTTGGCTTTAATGAAACCATCGCCCGGGTGGAGCAGGAATTTATTGTGGATGCCCTCAAAAATGCCCGTGGCAATATCCATCAGGCCGCGCGCGATCTGGGCATCACCTACCGCATCATCTATTACAAGATGAAAAAATACGGCATAGATCACCGCCGTTTTGCTCCTTCCACCCCAGCATAACGCCTCAAACCGATGCACGGCATACAGCACTTCACACCCGGCCCGGCAGACTTGTAATCTGCCGGGCCGGGTGTGTTTTTTTGCGCTGGCGCTCAGAACTGTGGCAGGGCATGCAGCACCACTCTGAATGCATACAAAATTGTTTTAAAATCCCATAATTTTACAAAAATGTTTTAATTTTAGAGCACTACATAAAAATTTATCAAACAAATACAAATTATTACAAAAAATATCGTCTTGGAACGCCTCTTGCTTACCTATGTGCTGTAGCAAGCAGCGCGGCAACCATGGGGGTGCGCCGCGTCACGTACAGACATACAGACAGTTCCAAGGAGGCTCCACATGTTCAAGAAAACGTTGGCGGCGTTGGCTCTCATGCTCGTCACCCTGTGCGGTTCGCTGAACGCAAAGGCCGCGGAAGACACCATCAAGGTGGGCATTCTGCATTCGCTCTCCGGCACCATGGCCATCAGCGAAACAACGCTGAAAGACGTCATGCTCATGCTCATTGAAGAGCAGAACAAAAAAGGCGGCCTGCTGGGCAAAAAACTGGAACCCGTGGTGGTGGACCCTGCCTCCAACTGGCCCCTCTTTGCAGAAAAGGCCCGCGAGCTGCTGAGCAAGGACAAGGTCGCCGCTGTTTTCGGCTGTTGGACCTCGGTTTCGCGCAAGTCCGTGTTGCCCGTGTTTGAAGAACTCAACGGCCTCCTCTTCTACCCCGTGCAGTACGAAGGCGAAGAATCCTCGCGCAACGTCATCTACACCGGCGCGGCCCCGAACCAGCAGGCCATTCCCGCTGTGGACTACCTGATGAACGACCTCGGCGTGAAGCGCTGGGTGCTGGCCGGTACGGACTACGTGTTCCCCCGCACCGCCAACAAGATCATCGAAGCCTACCTGATCTCCAAGGGCGTGAAAAAGGAAGATATCCTTATCAACTACACGCCGTTCGGTCATTCCGACTGGCAGTCCATCGTTGCTGAAATCAAAAAGTTCGGTAACGCGGGCAAAAAGACCGCCGTGGTTTCCACCCTCAACGGCGATGCCAACGTGCCTTTCTACAAGGAACTTGCCAACCAGGGCATCACCGCCGCCGACATTCCCGTCATGGCTTTCTCCGTGGGTGAAGAAGAACTTTCCGGCATAGACACCAAGCCTCTGGTGGGTCATCTGGCCGCCTGGAACTACTTCATGAGCGTGGACAATCCCGCCAACAAGGCCTTCATCAAAAAGTGGCACGACTTCACCAAAAATCCCAAGCGCGTGACCAACGACCCCATGGAAGCCCACTACATCGGCTTCAACCTGTGGGTGAAGGCTGTTGAAAAGGCCCAGAGCACCGATGTGAACAAGGTTCTGAAGGCCATTGTGGGCCTTGAAACCCCCAACCTCACCGGCGGCGTGGCCAAGGTTCTGCCCAACCACCACATCACCAAGCCCGTGCTGATTGGCGAAATCCAGGCCGACGGACAGTTCCAGGTGGTCTGGGAAACGCCCTCCGTGGTTCCCGGCGAAGCGTGGTCGCACTACCTGCCCGAATCCAAGGATCTGATCGGCGACTGGACCGACCCCATCAACTGCGGCAACTACAACACCAAGACCAAGAAATGCGGCGGCGCTTCCAAGTAGCCCGCGCAACCGTATGAATCTGCTGCGGGGGCCCCAGCGGCCCCCGCAATCCCCCCACGGCACGTCGGCCAGGGCCAGCACCAGCGCAGACCCGGCAGACCAGACTAAAGGATATTCCCATGCGCACGGCGCTCTTGCTCTGCTGCCTCATAATTTTCAGCCTGCCTCCCGCAGTGCTGGCGTCCGGAC
Encoded here:
- the urtA gene encoding urea ABC transporter substrate-binding protein, with product MFKKTLAALALMLVTLCGSLNAKAAEDTIKVGILHSLSGTMAISETTLKDVMLMLIEEQNKKGGLLGKKLEPVVVDPASNWPLFAEKARELLSKDKVAAVFGCWTSVSRKSVLPVFEELNGLLFYPVQYEGEESSRNVIYTGAAPNQQAIPAVDYLMNDLGVKRWVLAGTDYVFPRTANKIIEAYLISKGVKKEDILINYTPFGHSDWQSIVAEIKKFGNAGKKTAVVSTLNGDANVPFYKELANQGITAADIPVMAFSVGEEELSGIDTKPLVGHLAAWNYFMSVDNPANKAFIKKWHDFTKNPKRVTNDPMEAHYIGFNLWVKAVEKAQSTDVNKVLKAIVGLETPNLTGGVAKVLPNHHITKPVLIGEIQADGQFQVVWETPSVVPGEAWSHYLPESKDLIGDWTDPINCGNYNTKTKKCGGASK
- the pnp gene encoding polyribonucleotide nucleotidyltransferase, whose protein sequence is MYQDIFEPIRVTAMVGGKEVILETGRMANQAHGSVWIQCGGTVVLVTVCSQTLEFDKGFFPLTVEYSEKMYAAGRIPGSFFRREIGRPSERETLVSRLIDRPLRPLFPKKGLNEDVQVLASVISADQVNDSDVLALTGASAAVMLSPLPFDGPVAGGRIGRINGQFVLNPTFEQQEQSDLNIVFAASADALTMVEGEARFVPEEVIIDALEWGRQQIQPLVEAQLKLRELAGKPKMAFTPHADDPVLVARVKELALAAGLEEALRVPEKMARKDARKAVKEKVMENLKNDPAWAENDAALKSVGDMLSDLEKKLVRARIVNEGTRIDGRDTKTVRPIQIQTGLLPRAHGSALFRRGETKSMVVTTLGSSTDEQRMDSLTGDVTKRFMLHYNFPPFSVGEVKPVRVSRREIGHGALAEKSLRPVLPADADFPFTLRVVSETLESNGSSSMAAVCGGSLSLMDAGVPISAPVAGVAMGLIKEGDKFIVLTDILGDEDALGDMDFKIAGTAEGVTGVQMDIKITGLTTEIMRAAMKQAHEGRHHILEEMAKAIGEPRKELSRFAPQHAEVFVNPDIIRLIIGPGGKNIKAITAATGASVDIEDSGRVSIFAPTAEALEKAREMVSYYDQRPDLGKNYLAKVRKIMEIGAIVEVLPNVEALVHVSQLDVNRVEQPGDVARLGEDMMVKVIEINGDRIRASRKAVLLEEQGHPWNPEETARPPRSDRGDRGDRNGRGDRGGRDRRDRGDRR
- a CDS encoding sigma-54-dependent Fis family transcriptional regulator; translated protein: MQEAHFAAPFMGTGQCLDTLNRVLAALSPGHSFHDSLRELLAALAEDMHFDRPHIVVQDPESGELKLSLSYGPADAPEAAYEPGSGITGQVFAEGRPIIVSCMQGRPDFQNRLFGRSQEEMARLAFISVPVRVENADQTEVIGTLSADTPTAPESELDLRCRFLETVATLVGRQVARLQEEMARQHFCMLPDEPLVSGTPASVIATSKSLRHVLRRLTQAGASRATVLLRGESGVGKELMAQALHTASPRRTQPLVMLNCAALPSELIEGELFGWRKGAFTGAVQNRAGLFRQADKGTLFLDEIGDLSTTAQAKVLRALQEGEIQPLGDERRYKVDVRLVCATNRPLEELVEQGLFREDLYYRINVFPVFIPPLRERPEDILPLTEHFLRMFSKEYDRPVRRISTPAIDLLLQYHWPGNVRELKNVMERAVLICEDAVLRAHHLPSTLQSAESSSTGPTGGGLGFNETIARVEQEFIVDALKNARGNIHQAARDLGITYRIIYYKMKKYGIDHRRFAPSTPA